The Streptomyces pactum genome contains a region encoding:
- a CDS encoding 4'-phosphopantetheinyl transferase family protein has protein sequence MIEEILPVDVMSAEAFDDDADIRLFAEERAAVADAVPRRRREFATVRRCARTALGELGIPPVPLPPGRQRAPRWPAGVVGSMTHCAGYRAAAVARASRLHSVGIDAEESAPLPGDLLDLIALPAERDLVERLGARSDAVPWDRLLFSCKEAVFKVWFPLTQRMLGFDGARIDIDSGGFFSARFLVPPPQAAGNPVPRLTGRWMHRDGFILTAIALPLSVAETPVRATHTRAPSCALSGTEIR, from the coding sequence GTGATCGAGGAGATACTTCCCGTCGACGTGATGTCCGCCGAGGCATTCGACGACGACGCGGACATTCGTCTCTTCGCCGAGGAACGCGCGGCCGTCGCCGACGCCGTACCACGGCGTCGGCGGGAATTCGCGACGGTGCGACGGTGCGCTCGTACCGCGCTCGGTGAACTGGGAATACCGCCGGTTCCGCTGCCGCCCGGGAGGCAGCGTGCGCCGCGGTGGCCCGCCGGAGTGGTCGGCAGCATGACGCACTGCGCCGGATACCGCGCCGCCGCGGTGGCGCGGGCCAGCCGACTGCACTCCGTGGGCATCGACGCCGAGGAAAGCGCCCCGCTTCCCGGAGACCTGCTGGACCTGATCGCCCTGCCGGCCGAACGAGACCTCGTGGAACGGCTGGGCGCGCGAAGCGACGCGGTGCCATGGGACCGTCTGCTCTTCAGTTGCAAGGAGGCGGTCTTCAAGGTCTGGTTCCCCCTCACCCAGCGGATGCTGGGATTCGACGGGGCCCGGATCGACATCGACTCCGGTGGCTTCTTCTCCGCGCGGTTCCTGGTGCCCCCGCCCCAGGCGGCCGGGAATCCGGTCCCCCGGCTCACGGGGCGCTGGATGCACCGCGACGGGTTCATCCTGACAGCCATCGCTCTCCCCCTGTCCGTAGCCGAGACCCCGGTTCGCGCCACGCACACTCGGGCACCTTCGTGCGCCCTTTCTGGGACGGAAATCCGATGA
- a CDS encoding helix-turn-helix domain-containing protein, protein MSERRAAPTVGQVVLGRRLQELREGAGLKREEAAKVLRVAPATVRRMETAEVALKIPYVQILLTAYGVPADEVSAFITLAEEANQPGWWQRYHDVLPDWFSMYVSLEGAARIVRSYEPHFVPGLLQTEGYARAVLEAGTIGNAGRDAVERHVSLRMERQRLLEGADPPHLWVVMDETVLRRPVSIDGRVMRDQLDKLLEFGTRDRVTLQVAEFEDGPHPGTYAPFTLFRFAEPELPDMVFTEYLTGALYLDSRAEVSAHLEVLDHMTARAASTQRTEKVLREYREKF, encoded by the coding sequence GTGAGTGAGCGGCGGGCCGCACCCACCGTGGGCCAGGTGGTCCTGGGCAGACGGCTGCAGGAGCTCCGGGAGGGTGCGGGACTCAAGCGTGAGGAGGCCGCCAAGGTCCTCCGGGTGGCCCCGGCGACCGTGCGGCGCATGGAAACGGCCGAGGTTGCACTGAAAATACCGTACGTCCAGATTCTGTTGACGGCTTACGGAGTGCCCGCGGACGAGGTCTCGGCGTTCATCACGCTGGCCGAGGAGGCGAATCAACCGGGCTGGTGGCAGCGGTACCACGACGTGCTGCCGGACTGGTTCAGCATGTACGTGAGCCTCGAGGGCGCGGCACGGATCGTCCGCTCCTACGAGCCGCACTTCGTACCGGGGCTGTTGCAGACCGAGGGCTACGCACGCGCGGTCCTGGAGGCCGGGACGATCGGCAACGCGGGCCGGGACGCGGTCGAGCGGCACGTGTCCCTGCGCATGGAGCGGCAGCGGCTGCTGGAGGGCGCGGACCCGCCCCACCTGTGGGTGGTGATGGACGAGACGGTGCTGCGCCGCCCGGTGAGCATCGACGGCCGGGTGATGCGCGACCAACTCGACAAGCTGCTGGAGTTCGGGACGCGGGACCGGGTGACTTTGCAGGTCGCCGAGTTCGAGGACGGGCCGCACCCCGGGACGTACGCGCCGTTCACGCTCTTCCGGTTCGCGGAGCCGGAGCTGCCCGACATGGTCTTCACCGAGTACCTGACCGGTGCCCTGTACCTGGACTCCCGCGCGGAGGTCTCCGCGCACCTGGAGGTCCTGGACCACATGACGGCACGTGCCGCCTCGACCCAGCGCACCGAGAAGGTACTGCGCGAGTACCGCGAGAAGTTCTGA